The Epinephelus lanceolatus isolate andai-2023 chromosome 8, ASM4190304v1, whole genome shotgun sequence genome includes a window with the following:
- the LOC144464171 gene encoding uncharacterized protein LOC144464171 has product MSCKGLDCPGSGASQPDSSAAGSPLEAEPPLGHSRTLIHRTATVILEYKMDMVHKNQYPPWKRLLEAKIKATQREVSQLTKLHRSNMVNKGAPRKYNKLSIPEALETAKQRLTALATRLKRYTKEVEARRINRLFSSEPAKVFSQWQGNNSRSDPLRAELETYWKGIWERAASHNTCARWLVDLRADHSNLPEQEPVTISMADIQERVSKMESWTAPSPDMIHIYWLKEIPSENRPITCLSTAWKFLSGIIAAKITRHMGQYMSKAQKGIGSNTRGAKHQLLIDRAIARDCRSRKINLCTAWTDYKKAYDSMPHTWILECLELYKINSHHKELYGNVEDHSRGKLKVDCPSQHQMRHIPRGCTVTTAVLHT; this is encoded by the exons atGAGCTGCAAAGGCTTGGATTGTCCGGGCTCTGGAGCCAGTCAACCTGATTCGAGTGCTGCCGGGAGCCCGCTGGAGGCAGAGCCTCCGCTGGGTCACAGCCGAACG CTGATTCACAGAACAGCTACAGTAATCCTTGAATACAAGATGGACATGGTACATAAGAACCAGTACCCTCCATGGAAGAGACTGTTAGAGGCCAAGATAAAGgcaacacagagagaagttAGCCAACTAACAAAGCTACACAGAAGTAACATGGTGAATAAAGGGGCACCAAGGAAATACAACAAGCTCTCCATTCCTGAGGCACTCGAAACTGCCAAACAAAGACTAACTGCTCTGGCCACCCGGTTAAAGAGATACACCAAAGAAGTAGAAGCCAGGAGAATAAACAGGTTGTTCTCCTCTGAACCGGCCAAGGTGTTCTCTCAGTGGCAGGGAAATAACAGCAGGTCAGACCCACTAAGAGCTGAGTTGGAAACATACTGGAAGGGCATATGGGAAAGAGCAGCATCACACAATACATGTGCCCGATGGCTAGTGGACCTAAGAGCTGACCACAGCAACCTCCCTGAACAAGAACCAGTAACCATCTCAATGGCAGACATCCAGGAAAGAGTGTCAAAGATGGAGAGCTGGACAGCACCAAGCCCTGATATGATCCATATATACTGGTTGAAGGAG ATCCCATCCGAGAACAGACCGATAACCTGTCTTTCCACAGCATGGAAGTTCCTATCAGGCATCATAGCGGCTAAGATAACTAGGCATATGGGCCAATACATGAGCAAGGCACAAAAAGGAATTGGCAGTAACACCAGAGGAGCCAAGCACCAGCTACTGATCGACAGAGCAATTGCCCGAGACTGCAGGAGCAGGAAGATCAACCTGTGCACCGCCTGGACTGACTACAAGAAAGCCTACGACTCAATGCCACACACATGGATACTGGAATGTCTGGAACTATACAAGATCAACAGCCATCATAAAGAACTATATGGTAATGTGGAAGACCACTCGAGAGGCAAACTCAAAGTCGACTGCCCAAGTCAACATCAAATGCGGCATATACCAAGGGGATGCACTGTCACCACTGCTGTTCTGCATACCTGA